The genomic DNA ACTCACGTGCTGTTCGCTTAGGACAAAAAGAAGTTGTAGAAATCACGTGGCTAATAAGTGTAGATACAATTGACGCGAATATGCATAGCTTAATACTCTCCAAGCAAAGCAGTGTTGATTTAGCGATAGACCGCCAGGAACTTGATTTTGCACAAGTGGCAAAAGAGTTTGAAGGACAAGGTATTTCAGGCGTAGGAAGCTTAGATTATGAGGAGTTTGCTAAAGAAATGTTAAGTCGTGGTACAAGTCGGAACCAATATGAAAATGTTGGATAGAGGAGGGCTATGTTTTGATTACTTACGACGGTAAATATGCTTATGTGACTTTTCATACTATGAGTGGTCACTCAAAAAAGAAAGAAAATTTTGTTGCAGAGCCAAGTCTATTGCAACTTCATCCAAAGAATAGCAGTAGCAAAATAGTTAAAATCCATTTTGCTGAACAAGCTCCAAAATGGATGAAACACTTTGCTCAGAAGCATTCATATACAATAGATGAATTTCAGAATGGGGAACAAGTAGGGTTTTCACTTACTTTAGAAAGAACGTCAGAGAAAGTAACTGTTAGTCCTTTAATTAAAGGGATGATCCATGAATGGTTTAATAATCTGAATGAATCGATGAATCACCTTAAAGATACATTACTAAGTAACTCTGAAGTTGTTGAATTTAATTTATATAATAGAACATCGTTTTTTGAAGAATTAGGATTATATTTTTGTTTAGAAGAATTTGAAAAAAAGACTGGTGCACTATGCTATGAAAATTGGGTTCCTCCTTATCATGTTGATTTTGAAGACATGGCTTTAGATAAGCAGGAAGAATGGCTAACGCTAATTCAGCAGTTAACATTACCAGGAGAAATACCACCAATAGAAAATGAAAGTGGGAAAGAGTACAGAGTAAATAATGAATGTAAAGATGGAAACAATTTCGAAGATGAACACAATGATAAACGGGCTCATAGTGATGGATATCTTGTGACTTCAGAAGAAATAAAAATTGAAATTGAAGAAGCTGAAAATGTTATTGAAAATCATTTGGGGTTGAGCAATGAATCAGTTAATTTATCCAATGACATAATTATTGGAGTTTCTAATGATGTAACACTACTTAATTTGGATAATTTAGATATTGAAATAATAGATGAATATCCTGTAGAAGTAGATATAGTTGTTGAAACAGAGCAGCAACATGCTGAACCTGTCATCGAAATCATTGAAGATACTAAAGAAATTGATCTAAATATTGCAACCTTTACGAGTAAAAAAGAAGGAATTGTCGAAGGACAAACTTTGCTATTTTAAATTTTGGGGCGCATTTTTTGCCCCCATATTTTAAGGAGGCTAACATTCAATGTTAGAAATAATCGTACTAGTGGGGACATTTTTATTACTAATAGTAATAGGTGCATTAAGTGCTTTCAGCGAAAGTTTTTCACGTAAAAGGGAATCGAAATGGGCGTTCCCAGCTGCAGGTACTGTACAAAACGCTAATAGAACTATACAGCCAATTGACGAAGCATCAAGCTTTAGTACTACTGTACCTGTAAACGATATTATTCCAGAAGTTCAACTAGAGGATAATACAGCTCTGTATAAGCAATTAGTTGATAATAGAGAAGTAGTAAATTTTTCACATTCAGAAATTACAAATGAAGTAAGTAATAATCTTAATCAATTAGTAGAAAACATTAATTTAGAATTGAATGATTATGCATTCGAATGTAATGAATCAAAATTAAATAATGAAATTAAAGACAAAATAAAGGGATTGGTTGGTGAAAAAACAGCTAATTTAGTTACAAATAATTTAACAGATTTAGAAGAGAATAAACAGTCAGTTATTATAGGTTTATTTAATTCTGAAGACAATACAATTCACTTTGAAAGCTCTAAATTAAAGCTTTCCTTAACTGAACCAATAGTCTCTGGAGAAGATGATTTTGTATTGTTAAAGGGTACTTTACTACCGAATGGGGAATTTCGTGTGATTCATTTTGACGATGCTGAAACAGTTGAGCATGGTTATGGAGTAGAGTCGTTTGTATTAGATAAAACAGCATAAATATACATGGAGGAGTGTGGTTACACACCCCTTCCTTAAATGATTCAAATGCACAAATTATAAAATTTGAATCATTTAAGGGAGGGGTATAGGTTCACTAATAGTCATTCTTACTTATTGTCATGCCGTGTCTATTGTCGTACTCTTTTTGTTAATATATAATTAATAGATGTTAAAATTTAAAAAAACAGGATTTTTTTATACCTATTTATTCAACATCGACATCAAAAGTATGCAAAGATATAGTTTTTTTGGACAATATGCTATAGAATGAGTGGGTCTTCAGAACCGTTTGCAATAACTACCAAGTATTAGTGACGTTATCAAGGGAGATCTATACCGGGGGATATTTACATCGCTCCTTTTTTGACACATATTAATTTTAAAAGTACGTACACGGAGGCAGGAAAAATGGAGAATACACTAGTACCAACATACAATGAACAAATCGCAGAACAACTTAGAAAAGCGATGTTAAAAAATAACGACATATTAGAAGCAGTTTGTGCCCACGAACAGGGTTATCTGGATGTTTTCATTAGGAAAGGTAATGTTTCCAAATTATTGTATCCCAAATTTCATTTTAATTCCATGAGTGTCAACTTTGACAAGTTTGATGATGATTTTAAGTTGGAAGCTCAAAATGAATTTAGAGTACCAATGACCGTATATCGTCGTTTTGTATATTTGCTAACAACAGCAATACTATACGTTCCTAAATTAGAGCATGGTCACTTACGTTTTGCGTTTGAATTTAAGGAGAATGAAGATGGGAATTGGCAGGATAAATTTGAAATGGACTTTATCGCAGAAAAGCCATTCCGCGACGGTGAAGTGATTAAGGAGTATGAATAAAAAACGCGTTGACTTTTATATCTAAATTTGTAATAATTTAATTAAATTTATAAGACTAAAATTGACACGGAAGTACCGTGAAAGTTATAAGGCGAAAACCTATATAGGTTTATGCGCCTTGCTTTCACGGTGCTTTTTTTTTTCGTTCTTTTGGTCTTAAAAGGAGGTGATAGTCTAAATGAGTCTCATGACATCTTTAAACTTACTAGCTATCGAAATAGCTGCTGACCCGGAGTTTGGTAAAGAAATCTATACCAAAGGTGATACAAAACTATCGGAGATTATCGAAAATGTCATTAAATTAGTTGGTGGTATTGGGGGAGCTTGCTTCACATTAGCTGTGTTAATTATTGCTTTGGTAATTATTTTTGGTTCTATTTCTCCTAAAAATATTGGTAGATGGTGGACAGCACTTTTCTCATGTGTAGCTGGAGCGGCACTATTCTTTAGTGCGTTCATGCTATCAAGTGTTCTATCCAATTTATTTAGCTAATAATTTAATCATTTCAAAAAATGAGTGACAAATGAGTCACTCATTTTTGAAAGGAGTACAAAAATGATTAAAATACCTGTGGATCTTACACAAGAACAAAAAACAGTATTGGCATATTTTTCGATTAGACAATTAATGTTAGTTGGTCCGATTGCAGTTGTTACTGTAATGCAACTTGTTTTATTTAATTGGCCATTTATTGGTGGCTGGCTTGAATTTTTATGGAAGATTCTAATCGTTCTGATTTCAAACGGTATATCTGTTTCTCTAGCTTTTATTTATCTGGAGAAATATGACTGCTATTTATCAGAATTTGTCATACGTCGTTATAAATTCTGGAGGTCACAAAAAACTTATACAAACTAGGATGTGAACCAATTGAATGTTTTAGATTTACTTGTGCTCTTTTGCGTGATAGCTATTGTAGCCGTATTCTTGTTGCTAATGGTGGCAAAAAAGCGCATGGATCGAAATGAGCCAGTATTCGGATGGAAACGAAAACAATTTCTTGAAGAACAGAAAAACGGTAGCTCACCAACATCCAATACTGAAAGGAAAGTAGATACCACACATGAGGATAAAGAACATGAGTCTATTCTTGATTTATTAGAATTGAAGAAAATTGAACAAGGTGTTGTGGAACGCGAACGAAATGAACATTTAGTAGTTTTGAGTTCAGATTTTGTAAACT from Lysinibacillus irui includes the following:
- a CDS encoding TrbC/VirB2 family protein gives rise to the protein MSLMTSLNLLAIEIAADPEFGKEIYTKGDTKLSEIIENVIKLVGGIGGACFTLAVLIIALVIIFGSISPKNIGRWWTALFSCVAGAALFFSAFMLSSVLSNLFS